AACGAGGTCCCCGCCAGCCTCCGCGCCCTGGGCAGGCCCGCTCGTCCGATGTAAGCCCTATTTTGCCCTTTGCCTCGAGATACCTCGTCGGGAGAAGGGGACTTTTACGTCAAGAAAATGGAGCGTTCGCTCGGCGAACCTTCCTGCCGTTCGCCGGTGCCGCCGCATGTCTGTCTTGTACCGAAGGCTTGATAGGAGGGAGCCGAGCTGCCCCCAACGGACCGTCATATAAAGCGTGACGAATGACAGCTTGGAGCGGAGTAAGCCGGCATTCGCCGCACACGTCGCGAAACTAGGCAATGCGGACGAACCTGCCCACGAAAAGGCGTTGTAGGCTTCGCGAAGGCGTCTGTCGAGCTTGGCTGGGGCTTACGACCCAATCAACCTCGTGGTGAGCGACGCGAATTAAGTAGCCACTGTCGAGAGATTTCCTACGGATAGCCCTGTCCCGCAAGAATCTTGCGTTGTCTTTCGGAATTTTCGGTGCAAGCTGAAAACCAGCCTGGACGGCAGTAGTGAGTACAAAAGGTCTATATTGAAGAGCTTGATGCTGCGAGGATACATTGAAGTCCACCCAGCATGTCATGGAGCACTTAAGCCACCTCGGAAATTCGGAGGTGGTTCGCATAGTATAAAAATCCACGACACGTGGGTAGCGCATCGGATATAAGTTTCACGGTAGCATCTTTGCGCGCTAAAAATGAAGCAAAACCACGTGATAGAAGAATTTGAGATTTTAGCCGTACTGGAAGGTAAATTGTACTATAACATTTTCCTATGATTAAAGATATTTAAGTGGAGCACGAAAGCAACATGAACAATACGATTAAGTGGGATTTCAGCGGTAGTTTGTCCGGGGTTCGCATGCCAGAGCTACTCGCTATAGAGGATCTCTTTTTTTTAAGGATGGTAGGGCCAGCCGATACATTGCCCCTTCTGTCTGTAAACTTCTTGCACTCATATGATGGCGAAGAATTCGAGGGAGTTACATATGTACCCGGACAAGGGATGAATAGCGATGACTTTCCTCAGCCGACAAAGACAACAATTTCTGGATACTCCAAGGGAGGGGGGGACCTTGTGTGGCGTAGATTCCCAATTTTTATTGACGGAGATTTCCCCACAGCGCCTGATGTGTCAGACTACATCGTGGATGACTTGTATCCGAACTGGGAAGCCGCGGAGCAGGCAATATCGACGTTCCTGGATGCGGTAGAGACATGGTTTCGAGAAGTAAAGTCCAACGTAGAAGCGCTTCGCTACCGTGACCCCGATACAGGTCTATCACTGAAGTTGACCTTTCTAAATCCCGCCACCAGAGATGACTTGACCCAAGGGGACTTTTCCGATCAGGAATCGATTATAGACATGCCATTCCCCTATCTTTTGTCCAATTCGGCGGATATTTTAGGAACGGACTTCGCGGACAACCTGACTGGCGGAAGCCAGGGGGATACCATTCACGGAGAAGGCAGGAATGATACAATTCGGGGCGGCGACGGAAATGACTATATCGACGGCGGCGGGGGAAAAAAAGACATCCTTATAGGTGGAAACAAGGCCTCAGACGGGTCTCTTGACGACTTCGACACATTCTTTCTAAGCGGAAATCGCTCAGACTACTCTATAGTACAGAGCGGAAAAATAAGCCTCTTCAAAAACGAAGTAACTGGCGAGATCGACGTTGTAAGGGGATTTGAGAAAGTAGAATTTGAGGGAGATATTTTCGGTCCGGAGCGAACCCGCATTCAGAACTTTGTTCTTGAGCTTGCCGAATTGTCAAAAATGGCATATGAAAGCACATTTCAAGAAGGCCGTCTCGAGGGTAAATGGCTCCCAGTTCACGCCAATGAACTAGGAATTCCTGTATATGCTGACGATTCATCGTACAGCATGATTAACGGAGTATTCAGCGCAATAAACGGCGCCGGCGTAGCGCATATTGGGGAAGCAATGATAGATGGTCAGCACACCATTTTTATCGCGTTTCGAGGTACCGATGACTCCGTTGACGCGGCATTCGGCTGGGGGCCCCAAGTGGAAGATTATTACTGGCCTGCATTTGATCCTTTACTTGATGGACTACGTTCCTTCTCTGAGGAACGAGGGTCAAACATAATCGTCACTGGCCACAGCCTGGGAGGAATTTTGGCCCAGATGTTCATGGAGGAATTTAAAGACGAAAATACGCGCGCGGTAACATTTGCCTCCCCGGGCTCACCGACAGGGGAGGACGCCGACCCGAGGATTTTACACATCGAGCACAGCCAGGATATTGTACCTTGGATTGGAGACATTGCCGCATCTAGCCTTGAAGAATTGCTTCCCGCCGAACATGAGAATTTGGCTTACTTGTGGAAATTTCACAAGGCCGGAGAACGAGTTATTATACCTGTCGACGACGGGTCGTCTCTTTTGGACAATTTTCTTGGCCCGCATGAGCACAACATGAGTATGTATCTAGAAAACATCAAGGCCATCTATCAATCAAAAATTTCAGTTGATGTGCTTGATGTCGATAGCTATCGCCCTGGATTTATTTCTCGCATGTATGCAGCCCCGAGTGATGTCTTTGAATTTTATGGGGACAAGGGTGATTATGATGAGATTCTCATCGGAAACAACGAAGAGAACGACATCAACGGATATGGAGGGGACGACAAAATCTTCGGCCGAGGGAAGAAGGACTTCATCAATGGAAGGAATGGCGCGGATGAAATCTTTGGCGGCCAGGGTAAAGACGCAATTTTTGGCGGCAAAGGTAATGATACTATATTTGGGGGGGACGGCGAGGATGTAGTTTTTGGCGACAAGGATAATGATGAAATATTTGGAAAAAAAAATAATGATACTCTTTCTGGGGGTGGCGGCTCGGATCGCATAGATGGAGGCCCTGGGGACGACACGCTAGTTGGCGGCAAGAAGGGAGATATTTTCATCTTCTCTAAGGGGCGTGATACTGTTCACGACTTTAATGCTTACTCAAGGCACGAGGATATTGATCTAAGTGGAACCACGTGGATCA
This portion of the Salipiger sp. CCB-MM3 genome encodes:
- a CDS encoding lipase family protein; amino-acid sequence: MNNTIKWDFSGSLSGVRMPELLAIEDLFFLRMVGPADTLPLLSVNFLHSYDGEEFEGVTYVPGQGMNSDDFPQPTKTTISGYSKGGGDLVWRRFPIFIDGDFPTAPDVSDYIVDDLYPNWEAAEQAISTFLDAVETWFREVKSNVEALRYRDPDTGLSLKLTFLNPATRDDLTQGDFSDQESIIDMPFPYLLSNSADILGTDFADNLTGGSQGDTIHGEGRNDTIRGGDGNDYIDGGGGKKDILIGGNKASDGSLDDFDTFFLSGNRSDYSIVQSGKISLFKNEVTGEIDVVRGFEKVEFEGDIFGPERTRIQNFVLELAELSKMAYESTFQEGRLEGKWLPVHANELGIPVYADDSSYSMINGVFSAINGAGVAHIGEAMIDGQHTIFIAFRGTDDSVDAAFGWGPQVEDYYWPAFDPLLDGLRSFSEERGSNIIVTGHSLGGILAQMFMEEFKDENTRAVTFASPGSPTGEDADPRILHIEHSQDIVPWIGDIAASSLEELLPAEHENLAYLWKFHKAGERVIIPVDDGSSLLDNFLGPHEHNMSMYLENIKAIYQSKISVDVLDVDSYRPGFISRMYAAPSDVFEFYGDKGDYDEILIGNNEENDINGYGGDDKIFGRGKKDFINGRNGADEIFGGQGKDAIFGGKGNDTIFGGDGEDVVFGDKDNDEIFGKKNNDTLSGGGGSDRIDGGPGDDTLVGGKKGDIFIFSKGRDTVHDFNAYSRHEDIDLSGTTWIRNYKDITKNHLTQVGENAVLDDLEGNTLTLIGVSLADLDRSDFIL